DNA from Frateuria edaphi:
CAACGCGCTCTACAGCGGCTCGTTCTTCCGCGACCACAAGAGTTACCTGGACTACCAGAACCCGTTCCTGATCCACAACGTGGTCGGCGTTCCCAACGTCGCGCCGGTGGTCGATGGCGAGTATTCGCTGGAACCGGACAACGACTACCACAACCTGCGCCTGGAGCTGTCACGCGAGCTCAAGTGGCGCGGCGAACTCTCGCTGGCGGCCGCCTACGGGACCATGCGCCAGAACGACGCGCTGCTGCCGCCGGTCAATTGCACCGGCACGCTGGGCTTCGCCGTGGGGCCGCTCCAGCAGCTGATCCCGTGCGACCTGTGGAACACGCCCGCGGCGCTCTCGCGCACGCATGCCAACGCGCGCATCGACACCGGATTGTTCGACGCCAAGCTCAGCTTCCATCCGGGCCGCCGCTTCGGCTGGCACGCGGAACTGCGCTATTACGACGAGGACAACAAGACCCGCTACCTGGCCTACAACCCGCTCACCGGGCAGTACGGCTACATCTCCGAGAACGGCGCGCAGGGCAGCGTGGTGCCGGGCGAGACGGGCATCTTCGACAGCGGCTACTACGCCACCTCCAACGTGCAGATCGCCAGCGTGCCGTTCGGCTACCGAGACACGCTGCTGGAACTGGGCGCGGACTGGAACGTCGGCGAATCCGATTCGCTCAGCCTGGTCTACACCTTCGACCACAACCAGCCGCGCCACCGCGAACGCACGCGGCTGGACGAGCAGCGCATCAAGCTCTCCTGGGTCAGCCGCTCGCTGGGAGACGCCACGTTGCGGGCGAGCTTCGAGTACGGCGATCGCAGTGGCGGCACGTACAACTACGACCCCTACGAGGCGTATTACTCCAGGTCGCTGCCAGGCTTCATCAATGCCGGCGGCATTCCGCCACCCGCATTCACCGTCGACGCCATGCGCAAGTACGACATGAGCGACCGCAAGGAAACCAAGGCACGGGTGATCCTGATCTATCCGCTGGGCGACACCAGTACCGTCTCGGCGACCTTCTACGGCAGCCGCGACCAGTACGACGCGCTGGTCGGCCGGCAGAATACGCGCAGCACCGGCTTCACTGGCGAGTGGGATTGGCAGCCCGGGCCGCATACCAATGCCAGCGTCTACGTCGGCGCCGAAACGACGAGGCTCAAGCTCGCCAACGTCGCCGACGACGAATCGGCCTTCGGCGGCCCGGGCCGCGTCGATCCGAGCTTTGGCGGAACGCTCTATCCGCTGGAAAACTACTGGCACGACCTGGACCGCGAACGCGACTACAACGCCGGCATCACCTTCGCGCACGACTTCGGGCGGGTGAAGCTCGACCTGGCGTGGAACTACACCCAGTCGCTCTCCCAGCTCAACTACGACTTCGCCTCGCCCGGCGCACTGACGTTTCCGGATGTGGCGCCGCTGCTCGACGGCAGCTTCCCGGACAACCACTACCGTTCCAGCACATTCGACGCGGGCCTGAGCTTCCCGGTCACCGACAGCATCGGCGTGCGGCTGTTCGGCCGCTACCAGAGCGGCAGCTTCCTGGACTGGCACTACCTGGGCTTCGATGACACGCTGGTCTACGACCACCGCATCTACACCGACCGCGGCCCGCAGCTGCATTACCGCGCCACGCTGGTCGGCGCCATGCTCAGCATCAAGCTGTGAGGGCCATCGCATGAACCGCCTGCTGCTCGCGCTGCTGTCCCTACTGGGCGTCGCCTGCGTACCCCTGTCGGTACAAGCCCAGGTCGATACGCCGCCATCGGCGACACCCGCTGCGGCGTCGTCGGCCGCGTTCCTCGATCTGCGCGCACAGGCTCCGATCCAGGGCGATGCGGCTGCCGGATCGGCCAAGGACGGCGTGTGTTCGGCCTGTCACGGGCCGCAAGGCATCGCGATCGCGCCCAACTTTCCCAACCTGGCCGGGCAATCGGCCACCTACCTGTACGTCCAGCTCAAGGCGTTCCATCAAGGCCAGCGCAGCGATCCGATCATGAGCGGGCAGGCCGCGCCGCTGACCGACACCGACATGCGCGACATCGCCACCCATTACGCCTCGCTCGCCCCGAAACCCTCCGGCCCGACCGATGCCAGCTCGCGCGGCGCACAACTGTTTCTCACCGGCGATCCGGAGCGCGGCATCCCCCCTTGCCAGGGCTGCCATGGCAGCGACGCGCTCGGCCCCCGCGTGCAGCCGGCCCGTTCGCCTCACCCGCCCTGGTCG
Protein-coding regions in this window:
- a CDS encoding MtrB/PioB family outer membrane beta-barrel protein — protein: MRTIHPMSRAILLALLAGAPLAHASDSSDTMRVGDMQYGNGLDPRGWSPLMTPGPDGMSWLHPGMLRTPSGALYPYPYDLAGKPSGQGGDWTYWGLLQLGYIHVGGDRNAEFFRQYTDWKNGAALGLFALGFDNPKTGSYVEFRGSRISGDDQYYRLRAGRYGHYKFQAFYRDIPHTVSTNAFPIWDGIGSSNLTLPASLVPGGSTIAAVQAASAAAPRRTIALTRTRTGLSLEGALYRDWIGFASITSEKRDGTRLWGGPMFFNYPFFTDTGSPFGGDGGIMETVRPIDFTTTDVNIGLRRVGKLWHFNALYSGSFFRDHKSYLDYQNPFLIHNVVGVPNVAPVVDGEYSLEPDNDYHNLRLELSRELKWRGELSLAAAYGTMRQNDALLPPVNCTGTLGFAVGPLQQLIPCDLWNTPAALSRTHANARIDTGLFDAKLSFHPGRRFGWHAELRYYDEDNKTRYLAYNPLTGQYGYISENGAQGSVVPGETGIFDSGYYATSNVQIASVPFGYRDTLLELGADWNVGESDSLSLVYTFDHNQPRHRERTRLDEQRIKLSWVSRSLGDATLRASFEYGDRSGGTYNYDPYEAYYSRSLPGFINAGGIPPPAFTVDAMRKYDMSDRKETKARVILIYPLGDTSTVSATFYGSRDQYDALVGRQNTRSTGFTGEWDWQPGPHTNASVYVGAETTRLKLANVADDESAFGGPGRVDPSFGGTLYPLENYWHDLDRERDYNAGITFAHDFGRVKLDLAWNYTQSLSQLNYDFASPGALTFPDVAPLLDGSFPDNHYRSSTFDAGLSFPVTDSIGVRLFGRYQSGSFLDWHYLGFDDTLVYDHRIYTDRGPQLHYRATLVGAMLSIKL
- a CDS encoding c-type cytochrome, whose product is MNRLLLALLSLLGVACVPLSVQAQVDTPPSATPAAASSAAFLDLRAQAPIQGDAAAGSAKDGVCSACHGPQGIAIAPNFPNLAGQSATYLYVQLKAFHQGQRSDPIMSGQAAPLTDTDMRDIATHYASLAPKPSGPTDASSRGAQLFLTGDPERGIPPCQGCHGSDALGPRVQPARSPHPPWSTIPRLRGQSAIYLTKRLTDFRNGVRPGSSNTRIMEGVARSLDDEDVQALAAYLSSL